A section of the Peromyscus eremicus unplaced genomic scaffold, PerEre_H2_v1 PerEre#2#chrX_unloc_1, whole genome shotgun sequence genome encodes:
- the LOC131900885 gene encoding zinc finger protein 431-like: protein MYGIFQNAVTCDDVHVNFTWEEWTLLDPSQKNLYKDVMLETYRNLSIIGYSSEDHNIEEHCQNSRRHECHLQMHERKHTAEKPYECNHCGKAFAYHSHFQMHERTHTGEKPYECNQCGKAFAQHSHLQKHKRTHTGEKPYECNQCGKAYAQHIHLQMHERTHTGEKPYECNQCGKAFAQYSHLQKHSRTHTGEKPYECNHCGKAYAHYNTLQIHERTHTGKKPYECNQCGKAFTQHSHLQMHKRTHTGEKPYECNQCGKAFAQQSHLQRHERTHTGEKPYECNQCGKAYAQHSHLQMHKRTHTGEKPYECIQCGKVYAHHSTLQVHERTHTGEKPYECYHCGKAFTQHSHLQKHKRTHTGEKPYECKQCC, encoded by the exons atgtatgggaTATTTCAGAATGCAGTGACCTGTGATGATGTacatgtcaacttcacttgggaagagtggactttgctggatccttcccagaagaatctctacaaagatgtgatgctggagacctacaggaacctcagtATTATAG GGTACAGTTCAGAAgaccataatattgaagaacattgtcaaaattctagaagacatgaatG tcatcttcaaatgcatgagaGAAAGCATACTgcagaaaaaccctatgaatgtaatcactgtggtaaagcctttgcatatcatagtcattttcaaatgcatgaaagaacacatactggagagaaaccttatgaatgtaatcagtgtggtaaagcttttgcacagcacagtcatcttcaaaagcataaaagaacacatactggagagaaaccttatgaatgcaatcaatgtggtaaagcctatgCACAGCACATTCATCTTCAAATGCacgaaagaacacatactggagagaaaccctatgagtgtaaccagtgtggtaaagcctttgcacaatacagTCATCTTCAGAAGCATTCAaggacacatactggagagaaaccctatgaatgcaatcattgtggtaaagcctATGCACAttacaatactcttcaaattcatgaaagaacacatactggaaagaaaccctatgaatgtaatcagtgtggtaaagcctttacacaacacagtcatcttcaaatgcacaaaagaacacatactggagagaaaccctatgaatgtaaccagtgtggtaaagcctttgcacagcagagtcatcttcaaaggcatgaaagaacacatactggagagaaaccctatgaatgcaaccagtgtggtaaagcctatgCACagcacagtcatcttcaaatgcataaaagaacacatactggagagaaaccctatgaatgtattcaatgtggtaaagtctatgcacatcacagtactcttcaagttcatgaaagaacacatactggagagaaaccctatgaatgttatcattgtggtaaagcctttacacaacacagtcatcttcaaaagcataaaagaacacatactggagagaaaccctatgaatgtaagcaatgtTGTTAA